A stretch of the Thermus thermophilus genome encodes the following:
- the phr gene encoding deoxyribodipyrimidine photo-lyase has translation MGPFLVWHRGDLRLHDHPALLEALARGPVVGLVVLDPNNLKTTPRRRAWFLENVRALREAYRARGGALWVLEGLPWEKVPEAARRLKAQGVYALKSYTPYGRHRDARVAEALPVPLHLLPAPHLLPPDLPKPYRVYTPFSRLYRGADPPLSPPEALPKGPEEGEIPREDPGLPLPEPGEEAALRRLWGFLEAKLPRYAEERDRLDGEGGSRLSPYFALGALSPRLAAWEAERRGGEGARKWVAELLWRDFSYHLLYHFPWMAERPLDPRFQAFPWEEDEALFQAWYEGKTGVPLVDAAMRELRATGFLSNRARMAVAQFAVKYLLLPWRRAEEAFRHLLLDGDRAVNLQGWQWAGGLGVDAAPYFRVFNLVAQGERHDPEGRWLKRWAPEYPSYAPKDPVVDLEEARRRYLRLAKGLPRG, from the coding sequence ATGGGCCCCTTTCTCGTCTGGCACCGGGGCGACCTCCGCCTCCACGACCACCCGGCCCTCCTGGAGGCCCTGGCCCGGGGGCCGGTGGTGGGCCTCGTGGTCCTGGACCCCAACAACCTGAAGACCACCCCGAGGCGGCGGGCCTGGTTCCTGGAGAACGTCCGGGCCCTTAGGGAGGCCTACCGGGCCCGGGGCGGGGCCCTTTGGGTCCTGGAGGGCCTCCCTTGGGAGAAGGTGCCCGAGGCGGCGAGGAGGCTTAAGGCCCAAGGGGTCTACGCCCTGAAAAGCTACACCCCCTATGGCCGCCACCGGGACGCCCGGGTGGCCGAGGCCCTTCCCGTCCCCCTCCACCTCCTCCCCGCCCCCCACCTCCTCCCCCCCGACCTCCCCAAGCCCTACCGGGTCTACACCCCCTTTAGCCGCCTCTACCGGGGGGCCGACCCGCCCCTTTCCCCTCCCGAGGCCCTGCCTAAGGGGCCGGAGGAGGGGGAGATCCCCCGGGAAGACCCGGGGCTTCCCCTCCCCGAGCCGGGGGAGGAGGCGGCCTTGAGGCGGCTTTGGGGCTTCCTCGAGGCCAAGCTTCCCCGCTACGCCGAGGAACGGGACCGGCTGGACGGGGAGGGGGGCTCGAGGCTTTCCCCCTACTTCGCCCTGGGGGCCCTCTCCCCGAGGCTTGCCGCCTGGGAGGCGGAGAGGCGGGGCGGGGAGGGGGCGAGGAAGTGGGTGGCCGAGCTCCTTTGGCGGGACTTCTCCTACCACCTCCTCTACCACTTCCCCTGGATGGCGGAAAGGCCCCTGGACCCGAGGTTCCAGGCCTTCCCCTGGGAGGAGGACGAGGCCCTCTTTCAGGCCTGGTACGAGGGGAAGACGGGGGTCCCCCTGGTGGACGCCGCCATGCGGGAGCTAAGGGCCACGGGCTTCCTCTCCAACCGGGCCCGCATGGCCGTGGCCCAGTTCGCGGTGAAGTACCTCCTCCTCCCCTGGAGGAGGGCGGAGGAGGCCTTCCGCCACCTCCTCCTGGACGGGGACCGGGCGGTGAACCTCCAGGGCTGGCAGTGGGCGGGAGGGCTTGGGGTGGACGCCGCCCCCTACTTCCGGGTCTTCAACCTGGTGGCCCAAGGGGAACGGCACGACCCCGAGGGGCGTTGGCTCAAGCGCTGGGCCCCGGAGTACCCCTCCTACGCCCCCAAGGACCCCGTGGTGGACCTGGAGGAGGCGAGGAGGCGCTACCTGCGCCTGGCGAAGGGCCTCCCCCGAGGGTAG
- a CDS encoding DUF4926 domain-containing protein, with the protein MIREHELVVLKRDKEEWGLEAGNVGTVVLVYPHGGYVVEFVDHEGNTLALLDLAEEEVAPLRGPALLRAKSA; encoded by the coding sequence ATGATCCGGGAGCACGAGTTGGTGGTCCTGAAGCGGGACAAGGAGGAGTGGGGCCTCGAGGCCGGGAACGTGGGGACCGTGGTCCTGGTCTACCCCCACGGGGGGTACGTGGTGGAGTTCGTGGACCACGAAGGGAACACTTTGGCCCTTCTGGACCTGGCGGAGGAGGAGGTGGCGCCCCTGAGGGGCCCCGCCCTCCTGCGGGCCAAGAGCGCTTGA
- a CDS encoding complex I NDUFA9 subunit family protein has protein sequence MRVFVVGGTGFVGQEVVRRLLLRGHTPLVLARRSRPLPQGAVLVEGDIAREVPDLEGAEAAVYLAGIIRERDQTFRAVHVEGVRNLLKAMERAGVGRLLHMSALGARPNAPSRYHRTKAEGEALVRQSGLSHAIFRPSLIFGPGDEFFGGVLRGLVCAPLPFVPLIGDGSFPFRPVYVGDVAEAFVGALERGLEGTYDLVGPKEYTFRELLQLVMEVLGRRKPFLSLPLWLMDRLVPLLSPLPISPLTLDQYLMLKEGNTAPFPEALRELLPAPQALEEVLPRYLRC, from the coding sequence ATGCGGGTCTTCGTCGTCGGCGGAACGGGCTTCGTGGGCCAGGAGGTGGTGCGCCGCCTTCTCCTTCGGGGCCACACCCCCCTGGTCCTCGCCCGCAGGTCCAGGCCCCTGCCCCAGGGGGCGGTCCTCGTGGAAGGGGACATCGCCCGGGAGGTGCCGGACCTCGAGGGGGCGGAGGCCGCCGTTTACCTCGCGGGGATCATTCGGGAAAGGGACCAGACCTTCCGGGCGGTGCACGTGGAGGGGGTGAGGAACCTCCTGAAGGCCATGGAACGGGCCGGGGTGGGCCGCCTCCTCCACATGTCCGCCCTGGGGGCAAGGCCAAACGCCCCAAGCCGTTACCACCGGACCAAGGCTGAAGGGGAGGCCCTGGTGCGCCAAAGCGGCCTGAGCCACGCCATCTTCCGCCCAAGCCTCATCTTCGGCCCCGGGGACGAGTTCTTCGGCGGGGTCTTGAGGGGCCTCGTCTGCGCCCCCCTCCCCTTCGTCCCCCTCATTGGGGACGGGAGCTTTCCTTTCCGGCCCGTGTACGTGGGGGACGTGGCGGAGGCCTTCGTGGGGGCCTTGGAGCGGGGCCTCGAGGGGACCTACGACCTGGTGGGGCCTAAGGAGTATACCTTCCGCGAGCTCCTCCAGCTGGTGATGGAGGTCCTGGGGCGGAGGAAGCCCTTTCTTTCCCTTCCCCTTTGGCTCATGGACCGCCTCGTGCCCCTCCTTTCCCCCTTGCCCATAAGCCCCCTTACCCTGGACCAGTACCTCATGCTCAAGGAAGGGAACACCGCCCCCTTCCCCGAGGCCCTAAGGGAGCTTCTGCCCGCGCCCCAGGCCCTGGAGGAGGTCTTGCCCCGGTACCTTCGCTGTTAA
- the kdgK gene encoding 2-dehydro-3-deoxygluconokinase, with protein MLEVVTAGEPLVALVPQEPGHLRGKRLLEVYVGGAEVNVAVALARLGVKVGFVGRVGADELGAMVEERLRAEGVDLTHFRRAPGFTGLYLREYLPLGQGRVFYYRKGSAGSALAPGAFDADYLEGVRFLHLSGITPALSPEAWAFSLWAMEEAKRRGVRVSLDVNYRQTLWSPEEARGFLERALPGVDLLFLSEEEAELLFGRVEEALRVLSAPEVVLKRGAKGAWTFVDGRRVEGSPFAVEAVDPVGAGDAFAAGYLAGAVWGLSVEERLRLANLLGASVAACKGDHEGAPYREDLEVLLKGAKSFLR; from the coding sequence ATGCTTGAGGTGGTGACGGCGGGGGAGCCCCTGGTGGCCCTGGTGCCCCAGGAGCCCGGGCACCTTCGGGGGAAGCGCCTTCTGGAGGTGTACGTGGGCGGGGCCGAGGTGAACGTGGCCGTGGCCCTGGCCCGGCTTGGGGTCAAGGTGGGCTTCGTGGGCCGGGTGGGAGCGGACGAGCTTGGGGCCATGGTGGAGGAAAGGCTCCGGGCCGAGGGGGTGGACCTTACCCACTTTCGCAGGGCGCCGGGGTTCACGGGGCTTTACCTGCGGGAGTATTTGCCTTTGGGACAGGGAAGGGTCTTCTACTACCGGAAGGGCTCGGCGGGAAGCGCCCTTGCCCCCGGAGCCTTTGACGCCGACTACCTGGAGGGGGTCCGCTTCCTTCACCTAAGCGGCATCACCCCGGCCCTTTCTCCCGAGGCCTGGGCCTTCAGCCTGTGGGCCATGGAGGAGGCGAAGCGGCGGGGGGTCCGGGTGAGCCTGGACGTGAACTACCGCCAGACCCTCTGGTCCCCCGAGGAGGCCCGAGGCTTCCTGGAGAGGGCCCTTCCCGGGGTGGACCTTCTCTTCCTGAGCGAGGAGGAGGCGGAGCTCCTCTTCGGCCGGGTGGAGGAGGCGTTGCGGGTTCTCTCCGCCCCCGAGGTGGTCCTGAAGCGGGGCGCAAAGGGAGCTTGGACCTTCGTGGACGGGAGACGGGTGGAGGGGAGTCCCTTCGCCGTGGAGGCGGTGGACCCCGTGGGTGCGGGGGACGCCTTCGCCGCCGGTTACTTGGCAGGGGCGGTGTGGGGGCTATCGGTGGAGGAAAGGCTTCGCCTCGCCAACCTCCTCGGGGCTTCCGTGGCGGCGTGCAAGGGAGACCACGAGGGGGCACCTTACCGGGAGGACCTCGAGGTGCTCCTGAAGGGAGCAAAATCCTTTCTTCGGTAG
- a CDS encoding MerR family transcriptional regulator, producing MTSSGVYSIAEVEAMTGLSAEVLRQWERRYGFPKPRRTPGGHRLYSAEDVEALKTIKRWLEEGATPQAAIRRYLAQKLPPENLGTGLLEALLRGDLAGAEAFFRRGLRFWGPEGVLEHLLLPVLREVGEAWHRGEMGVAEEHLASTFLRARLQELLDLAGSPPGPPVLVTTPPGERHEIGAMLAAYHLRRKGVPALYLGPDTPLPDLRALARRLGARAVVLSALLSEPLRALPDGALKDLAPRVFLGGQGAGPEEARRLGAEYLGTLEDLAEALWSRRGSEKEAI from the coding sequence ATGACCTCCTCCGGGGTGTACAGCATCGCCGAGGTGGAGGCCATGACCGGCCTCTCCGCCGAGGTGCTCCGCCAGTGGGAGCGCCGCTACGGCTTCCCCAAGCCCCGGCGTACCCCGGGAGGGCACCGCCTCTACAGCGCGGAAGACGTGGAGGCCCTGAAGACCATCAAGCGCTGGCTGGAGGAGGGGGCCACGCCCCAAGCCGCCATCCGCCGCTACCTGGCCCAGAAGCTGCCCCCTGAGAACCTGGGGACCGGCCTCCTCGAGGCCCTCCTCCGGGGGGACCTCGCCGGGGCCGAGGCCTTCTTCCGCCGGGGGCTTAGGTTTTGGGGCCCGGAGGGCGTCCTGGAGCACCTCCTCCTCCCCGTCCTCCGGGAGGTGGGGGAGGCCTGGCACCGGGGGGAGATGGGGGTGGCGGAGGAGCACCTGGCCTCCACCTTCCTCCGGGCAAGGCTCCAGGAGCTTTTGGACCTCGCAGGCTCCCCCCCCGGGCCCCCCGTCCTCGTCACCACCCCTCCCGGGGAGCGGCACGAGATCGGGGCCATGCTCGCCGCCTACCACCTCCGCCGCAAGGGGGTCCCGGCCCTCTACCTCGGCCCCGACACCCCTCTGCCCGACCTCAGGGCCTTGGCCCGGCGGCTCGGGGCAAGAGCGGTGGTCCTTTCCGCCCTCCTCTCTGAGCCTTTAAGGGCCCTCCCCGATGGGGCCCTTAAGGACCTCGCCCCGCGGGTCTTCCTCGGGGGGCAGGGGGCGGGGCCGGAGGAGGCCAGGAGGCTTGGCGCCGAGTACTTGGGGACCCTGGAGGACCTCGCCGAGGCGCTTTGGTCTCGTAGGGGGTCAGAAAAGGAGGCGATATGA
- a CDS encoding DUF6883 domain-containing protein — MGFSPGNPEALERALLRHAEEAEEVARRPGFLGEGLVLVLRGPLRGPRREVFLQSVWYLEKEGAAARLVTAYPWRGR, encoded by the coding sequence CTGGGTTTTTCCCCGGGTAATCCCGAGGCCCTGGAAAGGGCTTTGCTCCGCCATGCCGAGGAGGCGGAGGAGGTGGCCCGCAGACCAGGCTTCCTGGGCGAGGGCCTGGTGCTGGTCCTTAGGGGTCCCCTTCGCGGCCCTAGGCGGGAGGTTTTTTTGCAGAGCGTTTGGTACCTTGAGAAGGAGGGTGCGGCGGCCCGTCTGGTGACGGCCTATCCCTGGAGGGGGCGATGA
- a CDS encoding helix-turn-helix domain-containing protein — MKGFARKEVIYLRGEEARTLYRLEKGLVRVVELLPDGRLITLRHVLPGDYFGEEALEGKAYRYTAEAMTDVVVQELDPGAMDHEALHRVVRNLARQMRRVQAYEAHLQTGELRARIARYLLFLADTPLSARDRQGIYVTVSHEDIAEATASIRESVSKVLADLRREGLILTAYRRIYLLDLAALEQEAGGVLEAA, encoded by the coding sequence ATGAAGGGTTTTGCCCGGAAGGAAGTCATCTACCTGAGGGGAGAGGAGGCCCGCACCCTCTACCGGCTGGAAAAGGGCCTGGTGCGGGTAGTGGAGCTCCTTCCCGACGGCCGCCTCATCACCCTGCGCCACGTTCTTCCCGGGGACTACTTCGGGGAGGAGGCCCTGGAGGGGAAGGCCTACCGCTACACCGCCGAGGCCATGACGGACGTGGTGGTCCAGGAGCTGGACCCCGGGGCCATGGACCACGAGGCCCTGCACCGGGTGGTCCGAAACCTCGCCCGGCAGATGCGCCGGGTCCAGGCCTACGAGGCCCACCTGCAGACGGGGGAGCTTCGCGCCCGCATCGCCCGCTACCTCCTCTTCCTGGCGGACACCCCGCTTTCGGCCCGGGACAGGCAGGGCATCTACGTCACCGTCTCCCACGAGGACATCGCCGAAGCCACCGCCTCCATCCGGGAATCCGTTTCCAAGGTCCTCGCCGACCTCCGCCGGGAGGGGCTCATCCTTACCGCCTACCGCAGGATCTACCTCCTGGACCTCGCCGCCTTGGAGCAGGAGGCGGGCGGCGTCCTGGAAGCGGCCTGA
- a CDS encoding Ldh family oxidoreductase — translation MRWRADFLLAWAEALLRKAGADEPSAKAVAWALVEADLRGVGSHGLWRLPVYVRRLEAGLVNPSPTLPLEERGPVALLDGEHGFGPRVALKAVEAAQSLARRHGLGAVGVRRSTHFGMAGLYAEKLAREGFVALVTTNAEPDVVPFGGREKALGTNPLAFAAPAPQGILVADLATSESAMGKVFLAREKGERIPPSWGVDREGNPTEDPHRVYALRPLGGPKGYALALLVEVLSGVLTGAGVAHGIGRMYDQWDRPQDVGHFFLALDFGRFVGKEAFLERMGALWQALKATPPAPGHEEVFLPGELESRRREQALAEGVPLPERVVAELRALGERYGVPWRDDA, via the coding sequence GTGAGGTGGCGGGCGGACTTCCTCTTGGCCTGGGCGGAGGCCCTTTTGCGAAAGGCGGGGGCGGACGAACCCTCCGCCAAGGCGGTGGCCTGGGCCCTGGTGGAGGCGGACCTCAGGGGGGTGGGAAGCCACGGGCTTTGGCGCCTCCCCGTTTACGTGCGCCGCCTCGAGGCGGGCCTGGTCAACCCCAGCCCCACCCTGCCCCTGGAGGAGCGGGGCCCCGTGGCCCTCCTGGACGGGGAACACGGCTTCGGACCCCGCGTGGCCCTAAAGGCCGTGGAAGCGGCCCAAAGCCTCGCAAGGAGGCACGGCCTTGGGGCCGTGGGCGTCAGGCGGAGCACCCACTTCGGCATGGCAGGCCTCTACGCGGAAAAGCTGGCTCGGGAGGGCTTCGTGGCCTTGGTCACCACCAACGCCGAGCCCGACGTGGTGCCCTTTGGGGGGCGGGAGAAGGCCTTGGGCACCAACCCTCTGGCCTTCGCCGCCCCGGCCCCTCAAGGGATCCTCGTGGCCGACCTGGCCACCTCGGAAAGCGCCATGGGCAAGGTCTTCCTAGCCCGGGAGAAGGGGGAGCGGATCCCCCCAAGCTGGGGGGTGGACCGGGAGGGGAACCCCACGGAAGACCCCCACCGGGTCTACGCCCTAAGGCCCCTCGGGGGACCCAAGGGGTACGCCCTGGCCCTTTTGGTGGAGGTCCTCTCGGGGGTTCTGACGGGGGCGGGGGTAGCCCACGGCATCGGCCGCATGTACGACCAGTGGGACCGCCCCCAGGACGTGGGCCACTTCTTCCTGGCCTTGGACTTTGGCCGCTTCGTGGGAAAAGAGGCCTTCCTGGAACGGATGGGCGCCCTTTGGCAAGCCCTAAAGGCCACTCCCCCGGCGCCGGGGCACGAGGAGGTTTTTCTCCCCGGGGAGCTGGAGTCCAGGAGGCGGGAACAGGCTTTGGCGGAGGGCGTGCCCCTCCCGGAGCGGGTGGTGGCGGAACTCAGGGCCCTGGGGGAGCGCTACGGCGTGCCTTGGAGGGACGATGCTTGA
- a CDS encoding MBL fold metallo-hydrolase: protein MDRRRFLTGAGLFLAAGGLSLGRAQGRAPKGVNGGGFYRFRVGEIQAVVLSDGQSPPGPLLPNWGANPELQEDFRRTLVENFLDPEATRNNFNPVLLDLGEARLLVDTGRGAGSGGRLLAHLELAGYLPEDITHVFLTHGHPDHIGGLVDGEGRPVFPKAEHLMGRVDLEFWLQNPSPAVQRALVPLKERIRPVEDGEEILPGVRAVASFGHTPGHMSLEATSQGKRFFIFGDAAGHYLLSLRFPQAYLGFDMDKAQVVRTRARLFQKVSEERSLITAYHFPWPAVGYIRREGEGYAFVPAFFEF from the coding sequence GTGGACCGCAGGCGTTTCCTCACCGGTGCGGGGCTTTTTTTGGCGGCGGGAGGCCTTTCCTTGGGCCGGGCCCAGGGGCGCGCGCCCAAGGGGGTGAACGGGGGCGGCTTTTACCGCTTCCGGGTAGGGGAGATCCAGGCGGTGGTCCTCTCCGACGGCCAGTCCCCTCCAGGCCCCCTCCTCCCCAACTGGGGGGCGAACCCGGAGCTCCAGGAGGACTTCCGCAGGACGCTCGTGGAGAACTTCCTGGATCCGGAGGCCACCCGCAACAACTTCAACCCGGTGCTCCTGGACCTGGGGGAGGCCAGGCTCCTCGTGGACACGGGGAGGGGTGCGGGAAGTGGGGGGCGGCTCCTCGCCCACCTGGAGCTTGCCGGCTACCTTCCCGAGGACATCACCCACGTCTTCCTCACCCACGGCCACCCCGACCACATCGGGGGGCTGGTGGACGGGGAGGGGCGGCCCGTCTTCCCCAAGGCGGAGCACCTCATGGGCCGGGTGGACCTGGAGTTCTGGCTTCAGAACCCCTCGCCCGCGGTGCAAAGGGCCCTCGTGCCCTTAAAGGAGCGCATCCGGCCCGTGGAGGACGGCGAGGAGATCCTCCCGGGGGTGCGGGCCGTGGCCTCCTTCGGCCACACCCCGGGGCACATGAGCCTCGAGGCCACCTCCCAGGGAAAGAGGTTCTTCATTTTCGGGGATGCGGCGGGCCACTACCTCCTCTCCCTCCGCTTCCCCCAGGCCTACCTGGGCTTTGACATGGACAAGGCGCAGGTGGTGCGGACCCGGGCCCGCCTCTTCCAGAAGGTCTCCGAGGAGCGGAGCCTCATCACCGCCTACCACTTCCCCTGGCCCGCCGTTGGGTACATCCGCCGGGAAGGGGAGGGCTACGCCTTCGTCCCGGCCTTCTTTGAGTTTTAG
- a CDS encoding LacI family DNA-binding transcriptional regulator, translating into MTKARPTIAEVARRAGVSPATVSRVLNGTARVSQEKVRAVLQAVEELGYAPSPLAQGLATGRSYAVGILLSDFASPFFGPILEALTLELEATPYRPIAVPGHWSLVRELEALEFLKAHRVEALVLLGTALDGEALGELGIPVLAFGQRVEGPKAWSLCLDNQKAAYEATRYLMDRGHTRIVHISSHRGGMDVRERLLGYRKAMREAGLEARVVYGDLEEEGGYRAAAEAFRRYPDTTALFAANDQTAFGARLYLYEQGLRVPEDVSLVGFDDIALSAYQIPPLTTVRQPIQEIGIALGRALRAVLAGEVPTLPRLELTLVERASVREVGA; encoded by the coding sequence ATGACCAAGGCTCGCCCCACCATCGCCGAAGTGGCCCGCCGCGCGGGCGTCTCCCCGGCCACGGTGTCCCGGGTGCTCAACGGCACCGCCCGGGTCTCCCAGGAGAAGGTGCGGGCGGTGCTCCAGGCGGTGGAGGAGCTGGGCTACGCCCCGAGCCCCCTGGCCCAGGGCCTGGCCACGGGGCGCTCCTACGCCGTGGGCATCCTCCTTTCGGACTTCGCCAGCCCCTTCTTCGGCCCCATCCTCGAGGCCCTCACCCTGGAGCTGGAGGCCACCCCCTACCGCCCCATCGCCGTGCCCGGCCACTGGAGCCTGGTGCGGGAGCTGGAGGCCCTGGAGTTTTTGAAGGCCCACCGGGTGGAGGCCCTGGTCCTCCTCGGCACCGCCCTGGACGGGGAGGCCTTGGGGGAGTTGGGCATCCCCGTCCTCGCCTTCGGCCAGCGGGTAGAGGGACCGAAGGCCTGGTCCCTTTGCCTGGACAACCAAAAGGCGGCCTACGAGGCCACGCGCTACCTCATGGACCGGGGGCACACCCGCATCGTCCACATCTCCAGCCACCGGGGAGGGATGGACGTCCGGGAGCGGCTTCTCGGGTACCGCAAGGCCATGCGGGAGGCGGGCCTCGAGGCCCGGGTGGTCTACGGCGACCTGGAGGAGGAGGGCGGCTACCGCGCGGCGGCGGAGGCCTTTCGCCGCTACCCCGACACCACCGCCCTCTTCGCCGCCAATGACCAGACGGCCTTCGGCGCCCGGCTTTACCTCTACGAGCAAGGGCTTCGCGTGCCCGAGGACGTCTCCCTCGTGGGGTTTGACGACATCGCCTTAAGCGCCTACCAGATCCCCCCGCTCACCACCGTGCGCCAGCCCATCCAGGAGATCGGCATAGCCCTGGGCCGCGCCCTCCGGGCGGTCCTCGCGGGGGAGGTGCCCACCTTGCCCCGCCTGGAGCTGACGCTGGTGGAAAGGGCCTCGGTAAGGGAGGTGGGAGCCTGA
- a CDS encoding SDR family oxidoreductase, with the protein MRLKGKKALVIAAGQGIGRAIAEAFQREGAEVLGATLHPEKLQEVVPAVHLDARDKEAVFRLIQGLDRLDVLVNAQGVVPVGGLLEATDQDWEEAFLLNAKSVFWAMQAALPKMAAQGGGSVINIASVAAFKVVPGRFVYSATKAALVAMTKAAALEFAPKGVRVNAICPGTVDTPSLRERAGGEEGLRAFAERQLLKRLGRPEEIAALAVYLASDEGAFATGSAFVVDGGMSL; encoded by the coding sequence ATGAGGCTTAAAGGGAAGAAAGCGCTGGTCATCGCGGCGGGACAGGGGATCGGCCGGGCCATTGCCGAGGCTTTTCAGAGGGAAGGGGCCGAGGTCCTGGGAGCCACCCTACATCCGGAGAAACTCCAGGAGGTGGTTCCCGCGGTGCACCTGGATGCCCGGGACAAGGAAGCGGTCTTCCGCCTCATCCAGGGCCTGGACCGGCTGGACGTCCTGGTGAACGCCCAGGGGGTGGTACCGGTGGGAGGGCTTTTAGAGGCCACGGACCAGGACTGGGAGGAAGCCTTCCTTCTGAACGCCAAGAGCGTCTTCTGGGCCATGCAAGCCGCCCTCCCCAAAATGGCCGCCCAGGGCGGGGGAAGCGTCATCAACATCGCCTCGGTGGCGGCCTTCAAGGTGGTGCCCGGCCGCTTCGTCTACAGCGCCACCAAAGCCGCCTTGGTGGCCATGACCAAAGCCGCGGCCTTAGAGTTTGCCCCAAAGGGCGTGCGGGTGAACGCCATCTGCCCCGGGACCGTAGACACCCCTTCCCTGCGGGAGCGGGCCGGGGGAGAGGAGGGCCTTAGGGCCTTTGCCGAACGGCAACTCCTCAAGCGCCTGGGCCGTCCCGAGGAGATCGCCGCCTTGGCGGTCTACCTGGCTTCGGACGAGGGGGCCTTCGCCACGGGGAGCGCCTTCGTGGTGGACGGGGGGATGAGCCTGTGA
- a CDS encoding SDR family NAD(P)-dependent oxidoreductase, whose protein sequence is MERKALVTGGSRGIGRAIAEALVARGYRVAIASRNPEEAAQSLGAVPLPTDLEKDDPQGLVKRTLEALGGLHVLVHAAAVNVRKPALELSYEEWRRVIYLHLDVAFLLAKAAAPHMAEAGWGRVLFIGSVTTFTAGGPVPIPAYTTAKTALLGLTRALAKEWARLGIRVNLLCPGYVETEFTLPLRQNPEFYEPITARIPMGRWAKPEEIARVAAVLCGDEAEYLTGQAVAVDGGYLIY, encoded by the coding sequence ATGGAACGGAAAGCCTTGGTTACAGGGGGAAGCCGGGGCATCGGCCGGGCCATCGCCGAGGCCTTGGTGGCCCGGGGTTACCGGGTGGCCATCGCCAGCAGGAACCCGGAGGAGGCGGCTCAGAGCCTCGGGGCCGTGCCGCTTCCCACCGACTTGGAGAAGGACGACCCCCAAGGGCTCGTCAAGCGGACCCTCGAGGCCCTAGGCGGCCTCCACGTCCTGGTCCACGCCGCGGCGGTGAACGTGCGTAAACCCGCCCTGGAGCTTTCCTACGAGGAGTGGCGCCGGGTGATCTATCTGCACCTGGACGTGGCCTTCCTTTTGGCCAAGGCGGCGGCGCCCCACATGGCGGAGGCGGGCTGGGGACGCGTGCTCTTCATCGGATCGGTGACCACCTTCACCGCCGGGGGGCCCGTGCCCATCCCCGCCTACACCACGGCCAAGACGGCCCTCCTGGGCCTCACCCGGGCCCTGGCCAAGGAGTGGGCCCGCTTGGGGATCCGGGTGAACCTCCTCTGCCCGGGCTACGTGGAAACGGAGTTCACCCTCCCCTTGCGGCAGAACCCCGAGTTCTACGAACCCATCACCGCACGGATTCCCATGGGGCGCTGGGCGAAGCCTGAGGAGATCGCCCGCGTCGCCGCGGTTCTTTGCGGGGACGAGGCGGAGTACCTCACGGGCCAGGCGGTGGCGGTGGACGGGGGCTACCTCATCTACTGA
- a CDS encoding phytoene/squalene synthase family protein, translated as MEPDWKALLRILRAHSATFYLGSLLFPKEARKGAWAVYAACRLGDEAVDGEGGGPKALEAWWAGVERAYRGRPLAEWEKGLAWALERWDIPFEAFAHMREGFQTDLGPVRLRTEEELLRYCYQVAGTVGRMMTPIAGGDGEAEARAIQLGQALQLTNILRDVGEDLERDRVYLPMELLEAYGVRLSDLMAGRITPGYRALMAHLEGKARALYREGLTGLGHLKVGRAAIALAALQYRGILDKLRLSGYDNLGRRAHLKAWERVLLVPKALLTARFPPRPEGSP; from the coding sequence ATGGAGCCCGATTGGAAAGCCCTCCTCCGGATCCTCCGGGCCCACTCCGCCACCTTCTACCTGGGAAGCCTCCTCTTCCCCAAGGAGGCCCGCAAGGGGGCCTGGGCGGTCTACGCCGCCTGCCGCCTGGGGGACGAGGCGGTGGACGGGGAGGGCGGGGGCCCCAAGGCCCTAGAGGCCTGGTGGGCAGGAGTGGAGCGGGCCTACCGGGGAAGGCCCCTCGCCGAGTGGGAGAAGGGCCTCGCCTGGGCCCTGGAGCGCTGGGACATCCCCTTTGAGGCCTTCGCCCACATGCGGGAGGGCTTCCAAACCGACCTCGGCCCCGTGCGGCTCAGGACAGAGGAAGAGCTCCTCCGCTACTGCTACCAGGTGGCGGGCACCGTGGGGCGGATGATGACCCCCATCGCCGGGGGGGATGGGGAGGCGGAGGCCCGGGCGATCCAGCTGGGCCAGGCCCTGCAGCTCACCAACATCCTCCGGGACGTGGGGGAGGACCTGGAGCGGGACCGGGTCTACCTGCCCATGGAGCTCCTGGAAGCCTACGGGGTGCGCCTGAGCGACCTTATGGCGGGGCGCATCACCCCGGGGTACCGCGCCCTCATGGCCCACCTGGAGGGTAAGGCCCGGGCCCTCTACCGGGAGGGGCTTACGGGCCTGGGCCACCTCAAGGTGGGCCGGGCGGCCATCGCCCTTGCCGCCTTGCAGTACCGGGGGATCCTGGACAAGCTCAGGCTCTCGGGCTACGACAACCTGGGAAGGCGGGCCCACCTCAAGGCCTGGGAACGGGTCCTTCTCGTCCCCAAGGCTCTCCTCACCGCCCGTTTTCCCCCAAGGCCGGAGGGAAGCCCCTGA